A part of Desulfotomaculum nigrificans DSM 574 genomic DNA contains:
- a CDS encoding glutamate--cysteine ligase — protein MKFERQVSQIVNYFKNNEKPRTDFRLGVEFEHFIVDKDSLRAISYYGTNGVEETLKELLSLGWQGDYEADFLIGLHNNGTTITLEPGSQVELSIRPQATIKDIENEYLSFLKQIIPLLKEKNQILLTLGYQPETKIAEVQFIPKQRYAYMSDYLKKQGKYAHNMMKGTASMQVSVDYASEADFVKKFKVTNCLAPVIAAVFDNAPFFEGEIWPQHALRMVIWQNCDDDRCGIAVKDFKDGWGYSEYAQYILHTPPIIINKGGSMTYTKDKILQELFDPDNYTREELEYMLTMVFPDVRAKSFIEIRMADSCPYPLNFAGVALWKGLLYHDENLNMLYQKFADITVEDINRAKHDVIKEGLAARLKGTAIYELAVNIVNLAKAGLPAEERDYLRPLETLLEEKKTPVAVTKEEIHEGKNSALQWCVLNNLIEVN, from the coding sequence TTGAAATTTGAGCGTCAAGTAAGCCAAATTGTGAATTACTTTAAAAACAACGAAAAGCCCAGAACAGATTTTAGACTGGGTGTTGAATTTGAACATTTTATAGTAGATAAGGACTCGTTAAGGGCCATATCTTACTATGGTACCAATGGAGTGGAGGAGACTCTGAAAGAACTGCTGTCCCTGGGGTGGCAAGGCGATTATGAAGCTGATTTTCTTATCGGTCTGCACAATAACGGTACAACCATCACCCTGGAGCCTGGTAGTCAGGTAGAATTAAGCATTAGGCCTCAAGCAACTATTAAAGACATAGAAAATGAATATCTAAGTTTCCTAAAGCAAATCATTCCCCTCCTGAAAGAAAAGAACCAGATTTTGCTAACACTGGGTTACCAACCTGAAACAAAGATTGCGGAGGTACAATTCATACCCAAACAAAGGTATGCCTATATGTCTGATTACTTAAAAAAGCAGGGAAAGTATGCCCATAACATGATGAAAGGTACGGCATCCATGCAGGTAAGCGTAGATTATGCTTCTGAAGCCGATTTTGTTAAAAAATTTAAAGTAACAAACTGCCTGGCCCCGGTTATTGCTGCTGTTTTTGATAATGCACCATTTTTTGAGGGAGAAATTTGGCCTCAACATGCTTTAAGAATGGTTATTTGGCAAAATTGTGATGATGATAGGTGTGGCATTGCTGTTAAAGATTTTAAAGATGGCTGGGGATATAGTGAATATGCCCAATATATCTTGCATACGCCGCCGATAATTATAAATAAAGGCGGTTCCATGACCTACACCAAGGATAAAATTCTCCAAGAGTTGTTTGACCCGGACAATTATACCCGGGAGGAATTAGAATATATGCTAACGATGGTTTTTCCGGATGTTCGGGCAAAGAGTTTTATCGAAATCAGGATGGCAGATTCCTGCCCCTACCCATTAAATTTTGCCGGGGTCGCTTTATGGAAAGGTCTTTTGTATCATGATGAAAACTTAAACATGCTGTATCAAAAATTTGCTGATATCACAGTTGAGGATATTAATAGGGCTAAGCATGATGTGATAAAAGAAGGGTTGGCTGCCCGGTTAAAGGGCACTGCCATTTATGAATTAGCCGTTAATATAGTCAATTTGGCTAAAGCCGGACTGCCGGCAGAGGAGAGGGATTATCTAAGGCCGCTGGAAACTTTATTGGAGGAAAAGAAAACTCCTGTGGCGGTAACTAAAGAAGAAATTCATGAGGGTAAAAACAGTGCCTTACAATGGTGTGTGCTTAATAATTTAATTGAGGTGAACTAG
- a CDS encoding VOC family protein: MSQKYKFVHACIRVLDLDKSIKFYEDALGMQVSRRRDYPEYKFTLVYMKLPGDNFELELTYNYDRQEPYTIGDGYSHFAVVVDDLEASYKRHKEAGYTVGNIKKLSGEASGGYYFLTDPDGYRTEIIQE; encoded by the coding sequence ATGTCGCAAAAATACAAATTTGTTCATGCTTGCATCCGTGTACTTGACTTAGATAAGTCCATTAAGTTTTATGAAGATGCTTTAGGCATGCAAGTATCCCGCAGAAGGGATTACCCGGAATATAAATTTACGCTTGTGTATATGAAACTTCCCGGAGATAATTTTGAACTTGAACTTACATATAATTACGACCGTCAAGAACCTTATACTATAGGAGACGGCTACAGCCATTTTGCTGTTGTTGTGGATGACTTAGAAGCATCTTACAAAAGGCATAAGGAAGCCGGTTATACTGTAGGAAATATAAAGAAGCTAAGTGGCGAAGCAAGCGGTGGTTATTATTTCTTAACCGACCCGGATGGTTATCGTACGGAAATTATTCAGGAATAA
- a CDS encoding class I SAM-dependent methyltransferase, whose protein sequence is MEPKPGTSLLDIGCGTGNYFLDLARQGLKVTGVDIPRVCLHGVS, encoded by the coding sequence TTGGAACCAAAGCCCGGTACCAGCCTGCTGGATATTGGTTGTGGCACCGGAAATTATTTCCTGGACCTGGCCAGACAGGGGCTGAAGGTTACCGGTGTCGATATTCCGCGGGTTTGTTTGCATGGTGTCAGCTAA
- a CDS encoding 2-oxo acid dehydrogenase subunit E2: MANIVLLPKLGLTMKKGKIVNWLKQEGDQVEQGEALLEIVTEKANVKVESPAAGVVHKILAGKGTQLPVNAPIAVIAEAGDDEARLQKTLQEAQANFEQIVSTVPQPQKAQQVATETVSMTTVKRSISPRAKKLAEKEGINLSLVEGTGPNGRITEKDVVAYIEDLAKDNETQIIPFEGMRQIIAQRMSESSRNAARVTIMQEVDVTILQMLRKRYNDAGAAKGLRLSFTDVLIKAVVKALREHRNMNARVYDDHMELVNAVNIGVAVDIEGGLVVPVIHNAHRLTLEQISAKVKDLAARARSGDLEAEELQGGTFTVSNLGVFGAEGFTPIINPPETAILGVGQMTEKPGLSEDNLLRKKFVTLSLSLDHRAVDGGPGARFLKRIKELLEDPFELFGMPKDPSIKHPLIGGAKDPRQIRNKYRKGMSLLSETNPDLVMGFSALTEGIFFEDGEISVMHKELIAVALAVYIKCEYCIAAHIYSALEQGATPEQIMEAASVAAFFGGGAAMAYVSTFVQDCIEAFSKEIND; this comes from the coding sequence ATGGCTAATATCGTACTGTTGCCCAAATTGGGATTAACCATGAAAAAAGGTAAAATTGTTAACTGGTTAAAACAAGAGGGAGACCAGGTAGAACAGGGTGAAGCGCTGCTGGAAATCGTCACTGAAAAAGCCAACGTTAAGGTGGAGTCCCCTGCTGCCGGGGTAGTTCATAAAATCCTTGCTGGCAAAGGGACTCAGCTGCCGGTTAACGCTCCCATAGCGGTAATCGCCGAAGCGGGTGATGATGAGGCCCGGTTACAAAAGACATTACAAGAGGCCCAGGCCAACTTTGAACAAATAGTATCCACTGTGCCCCAACCCCAAAAGGCACAACAGGTGGCTACCGAAACAGTTAGTATGACCACAGTGAAACGATCCATTTCCCCAAGAGCCAAGAAATTGGCGGAGAAGGAAGGGATTAATCTCAGCCTGGTGGAAGGAACCGGGCCTAACGGTCGGATTACTGAGAAGGATGTTGTGGCCTATATTGAGGACCTGGCCAAGGATAATGAAACACAAATCATCCCCTTTGAGGGAATGCGCCAGATCATTGCCCAACGCATGTCTGAGAGTTCCCGGAATGCCGCCAGGGTTACCATTATGCAGGAAGTGGATGTTACCATTCTCCAGATGCTGCGCAAGCGGTATAATGATGCGGGGGCCGCAAAGGGGCTGCGTTTGTCCTTCACTGACGTGCTGATTAAGGCGGTGGTTAAGGCCCTGCGGGAACATCGTAATATGAACGCCCGGGTTTATGATGACCATATGGAATTGGTAAATGCCGTAAATATTGGGGTGGCTGTTGATATCGAGGGGGGCCTGGTGGTCCCGGTTATCCATAATGCCCACCGATTAACCCTGGAACAAATTTCAGCGAAGGTCAAGGATTTGGCCGCCAGAGCCCGTTCCGGTGATCTGGAGGCGGAAGAATTACAAGGAGGCACTTTTACGGTTTCCAACCTGGGTGTCTTTGGGGCCGAAGGTTTTACCCCCATTATTAACCCACCGGAAACAGCTATCCTGGGTGTAGGCCAAATGACCGAAAAACCCGGTTTGAGTGAAGATAATCTGTTGCGGAAAAAATTTGTTACCCTGAGCCTGTCTTTGGATCACCGGGCCGTTGACGGAGGACCGGGGGCAAGATTCCTAAAGAGAATTAAAGAACTGCTGGAGGATCCTTTTGAACTGTTCGGTATGCCCAAAGATCCTTCGATTAAACACCCGCTCATCGGTGGAGCCAAAGATCCACGGCAAATTCGCAATAAGTACCGCAAAGGCATGAGCCTGCTCAGTGAAACTAACCCCGACCTGGTGATGGGATTTTCCGCCCTGACCGAAGGAATATTCTTTGAAGACGGCGAAATATCGGTGATGCATAAAGAATTGATAGCTGTGGCCTTAGCCGTCTACATCAAGTGTGAGTATTGCATCGCGGCCCATATATATTCGGCTCTGGAGCAGGGAGCCACGCCGGAACAGATTATGGAAGCCGCCAGTGTAGCCGCTTTCTTTGGCGGCGGGGCGGCCATGGCTTATGTGTCCACCTTTGTGCAGGATTGTATCGAAGCCTTTAGCAAAGAGATCAATGATTAA
- the lipA gene encoding lipoyl synthase encodes MKPPWLTVMAPPAEVLERMYRLLREGKLNTVCDWANCPNLGECYRRQTATFMILGNICTRNCSFCAVPKGKPEKVEAKEPVRVAEAVADLGLKHVVITSVTRDDLPDGGAGHFAATVREIKYLNPDTSIEVLIPDFKGDRVALRTVVEAAPDVIGHNLETVPRLYRRARAMARYDRSLQVLETCKKLNKNIFTKSGIMLGLGEQEWEVRQTLQDLRQIGCDFLTLGQYLQPTLNHIEVVEYVPPEKFNYYREMAMEMGFVRVVSSPLARSSYHAEEMLVDL; translated from the coding sequence ATGAAACCACCCTGGTTGACTGTAATGGCCCCCCCGGCTGAGGTATTGGAAAGAATGTACCGCTTGCTAAGGGAAGGAAAATTAAACACGGTATGTGATTGGGCCAATTGCCCGAACCTTGGTGAGTGTTACAGAAGGCAAACAGCCACTTTTATGATTTTGGGTAACATTTGTACCAGAAACTGTAGTTTTTGTGCCGTCCCCAAAGGAAAGCCGGAAAAGGTTGAGGCCAAAGAGCCGGTACGCGTGGCAGAGGCGGTGGCTGACCTGGGGCTTAAGCATGTGGTTATAACATCTGTAACCAGGGATGATTTGCCGGACGGGGGAGCCGGTCACTTTGCAGCGACTGTTCGGGAAATAAAATATTTGAATCCGGATACTTCCATTGAAGTGCTGATTCCGGATTTTAAAGGCGACCGGGTGGCCCTGCGCACTGTTGTGGAAGCGGCTCCTGATGTCATTGGGCACAACCTGGAAACAGTACCAAGGCTGTACCGGAGAGCACGGGCCATGGCCAGATATGATAGGTCTTTGCAGGTACTGGAAACTTGCAAAAAACTAAACAAGAATATATTTACTAAATCTGGTATTATGCTTGGATTGGGTGAACAGGAATGGGAAGTGAGACAAACTCTGCAGGATCTCCGGCAGATTGGATGTGATTTTCTCACTCTAGGTCAATATTTACAGCCAACCTTAAACCATATTGAGGTGGTTGAATATGTCCCACCGGAAAAATTTAATTATTACCGGGAAATGGCAATGGAGATGGGGTTTGTCCGGGTAGTATCCAGTCCGCTGGCCAGAAGTTCCTATCATGCTGAGGAAATGTTAGTAGATTTATAG
- the lipB gene encoding lipoyl(octanoyl) transferase LipB — MFKLSDKISILDLGRVDYQTARNIQLKLQKLRQDGSVPDILILAEHPPTITIGRDGGFEYILATNDQLIAKGITVYQVERGGSVTYHGPGQLVAYPILDLSRRGKDVHLYIYQLEEVIINLLHHFNIYSARREGYPGVWVNHSKITAIGVAISKWVTMHGLALNVDPDLNHFDLIVPCGIKNAGVTSMARELSKIGQTVPHMDQVNGLFKQTFARVFGYQLVPVSYEEMQVNRLGSILWEAL, encoded by the coding sequence GTGTTTAAATTGTCCGACAAAATATCCATTTTAGATCTGGGTCGTGTGGACTACCAAACAGCCCGCAACATCCAGTTAAAGTTACAAAAGTTAAGACAGGATGGTTCAGTGCCGGATATTTTAATTCTGGCCGAACATCCCCCCACCATCACCATCGGACGAGATGGTGGATTTGAATATATCCTGGCCACAAATGATCAATTAATTGCTAAGGGAATTACGGTATACCAGGTTGAGCGAGGGGGTAGTGTTACCTACCACGGCCCAGGTCAACTGGTGGCTTACCCCATATTAGATCTATCACGGCGAGGAAAAGATGTACACCTTTATATTTACCAGTTGGAAGAGGTAATAATTAACCTGCTGCATCACTTTAATATTTATTCCGCCAGGAGGGAAGGGTACCCCGGAGTATGGGTAAACCACTCAAAAATCACGGCAATTGGTGTGGCCATTAGTAAATGGGTTACCATGCACGGGTTAGCCTTAAATGTTGATCCGGACCTAAACCATTTTGATTTAATTGTACCATGTGGCATAAAAAATGCCGGTGTCACCAGCATGGCCCGGGAACTAAGTAAAATAGGACAGACCGTACCCCATATGGACCAGGTGAATGGTTTGTTTAAACAGACCTTTGCCCGGGTTTTTGGTTACCAGTTGGTGCCGGTATCTTACGAAGAAATGCAGGTGAACCGCCTTGGATCCATTCTCTGGGAAGCACTCTGA
- a CDS encoding ATP-NAD kinase family protein — MAVVGIIANPASGKDIRRLVAHATVCDNMEKVNMVRRILLALQATGVERVLIMPDYFGIGTRALDGLTGPFRLNLTVEFLSMNITGTQEDSLRAAGILKDKVDCLITLGGDGTNRLVAKGCDEVPILPVSTGTNNVFPTMLEGTVAGLAAGFIATNRVLPEEGLARHKKLEVYIDGVFTDIALVDVVVLNEQFIGSRAIWDVDKIKHIYATRGELKNIGIVSVVGALQPVQAMDPYGMYVEIGQGGPCVMAALGPGLLVQVPVKSFARLEPMQRMAVSGTPFVIALDGEREISVRSGADVEINLNPAGPRVVDVPKTLARAAAQGLMRL; from the coding sequence ATGGCAGTTGTCGGCATTATTGCTAATCCGGCATCCGGTAAAGATATAAGGCGCCTGGTAGCCCATGCTACGGTTTGTGACAACATGGAAAAGGTGAACATGGTCCGCCGTATCTTACTGGCCCTACAGGCCACGGGTGTGGAACGTGTTTTAATAATGCCCGATTATTTCGGTATTGGAACCAGGGCTTTAGACGGACTGACGGGACCTTTCCGGTTAAACTTGACGGTTGAGTTTCTATCAATGAATATAACCGGCACCCAGGAAGACTCATTGCGGGCGGCCGGCATCTTAAAGGATAAGGTTGATTGTTTAATTACCCTGGGGGGTGACGGAACCAACCGGTTGGTGGCCAAGGGATGTGACGAGGTGCCTATTTTGCCGGTTTCCACCGGTACCAATAATGTTTTCCCCACCATGTTGGAGGGGACTGTGGCAGGTTTGGCAGCCGGTTTTATTGCTACTAACCGGGTACTGCCGGAGGAAGGGCTGGCCAGACATAAAAAACTGGAAGTGTATATAGACGGTGTATTTACCGACATAGCACTTGTTGATGTGGTGGTATTAAATGAGCAATTTATCGGTTCCAGGGCTATTTGGGATGTTGATAAAATTAAGCACATTTATGCCACCAGAGGTGAACTGAAGAACATAGGTATTGTTTCGGTGGTTGGTGCATTGCAGCCAGTGCAGGCTATGGACCCCTATGGTATGTATGTGGAAATCGGGCAGGGTGGCCCCTGTGTCATGGCCGCCCTGGGCCCGGGCCTGCTGGTGCAAGTTCCGGTCAAATCCTTTGCCCGGCTGGAACCCATGCAAAGGATGGCTGTATCCGGAACACCCTTTGTCATTGCGCTGGACGGTGAACGGGAAATTTCCGTCAGGTCAGGTGCTGACGTAGAGATTAATCTTAATCCCGCCGGGCCCCGGGTGGTGGATGTGCCAAAAACCCTGGCCCGGGCTGCCGCCCAAGGTCTCATGCGACTATAG
- a CDS encoding alpha-ketoacid dehydrogenase subunit beta, translated as MTFSAAINAALKEELMRDENVFIFGEDVGIFGGCFGVTAGLYQEFGPERVIDTPISETAIIGVAVGAAAAGLRPVPEIMFMDFMGVCMDEIFNQATKMRYMFGGKAKIPMTIRTAFGAGFGAAAQHSQSIEAWFTHIPGLKVVMPSTPADAKGLLVSAIRDDNPVLFLEHKGLYAVEGEVPEGSFTIPLGKADIKREGNHVTIVATAMMVHRALQAAEELAAEGIEAEVVDPRTLQPLDKNAILKSVEKTGRLVIVQEAVKFSSFASEVAAIVSEEGFDLLDAPIKRVTAPFVPVPFSPPLEQAYIPSVASIVQAVKELG; from the coding sequence ATGACTTTTTCTGCGGCTATTAACGCAGCCCTAAAAGAAGAATTGATGCGGGATGAAAATGTATTCATATTTGGTGAGGATGTTGGTATCTTTGGCGGATGTTTTGGTGTTACAGCCGGTTTGTACCAGGAATTTGGTCCGGAGAGAGTGATAGATACCCCCATCTCTGAAACAGCTATTATCGGTGTTGCCGTTGGCGCTGCGGCGGCAGGGTTACGTCCGGTACCGGAGATCATGTTTATGGATTTTATGGGTGTATGTATGGATGAGATATTTAACCAGGCCACTAAAATGAGATACATGTTCGGTGGCAAAGCTAAAATTCCTATGACTATAAGAACCGCTTTCGGTGCCGGCTTCGGGGCCGCTGCGCAGCATTCTCAATCCATAGAGGCATGGTTCACCCATATTCCCGGTCTAAAAGTTGTCATGCCGTCCACTCCGGCCGATGCCAAGGGTTTACTGGTTAGTGCCATCAGAGATGACAACCCGGTACTGTTTCTTGAACATAAGGGGCTGTACGCAGTAGAGGGCGAGGTGCCGGAAGGTTCCTTCACCATCCCCCTGGGCAAGGCGGATATTAAAAGAGAGGGTAATCATGTGACCATTGTGGCCACAGCCATGATGGTACACCGGGCCTTACAGGCAGCTGAAGAATTGGCTGCTGAAGGTATTGAAGCGGAAGTTGTTGACCCGCGGACGCTACAGCCACTGGATAAGAACGCTATCCTAAAATCCGTAGAGAAAACCGGTAGGTTGGTTATTGTTCAGGAAGCAGTAAAATTTAGCAGTTTCGCCTCAGAAGTTGCCGCCATAGTATCGGAAGAAGGTTTTGATTTACTGGATGCGCCAATTAAAAGAGTGACCGCTCCTTTTGTTCCTGTTCCTTTCAGCCCACCCCTGGAACAAGCTTATATCCCGTCTGTTGCCAGTATTGTGCAAGCGGTTAAGGAACTGGGTTAA
- the pdhA gene encoding pyruvate dehydrogenase (acetyl-transferring) E1 component subunit alpha → MELNENALLKMYRTMLTIREFEETASTLFANGEIPGFVHLYSGEEAVAVGIISQLEPGDYIASTHRGHGHMISRGGDIKLMFAELFGKKTGYCKGKGGSMHIADVSLGFLGANGIVGAGLPLAAGAAFACKYKKNGGVAVCFFGDGASNRGTLHESLNIASIWKLPAIFVCENNMYGISMNQKNHQNINDIADRASAYGIPGVSVDGNNVMAVFEAGQEAIKRARNGEGPTLIECKTYRYRGHFEGDPTVYRPDEEVQYWKQRDPIEQFKKRLVEMNVLTEEQDQAIRSEVRNLIREGVEFARNSEYPDVSELLTDVYC, encoded by the coding sequence ATGGAATTAAACGAAAACGCATTATTAAAGATGTACCGGACCATGCTGACCATTCGGGAGTTTGAAGAAACAGCTTCCACACTTTTTGCCAACGGTGAAATCCCTGGTTTTGTACACCTGTATAGTGGTGAAGAGGCTGTGGCCGTAGGTATAATCTCCCAGTTGGAACCCGGGGATTACATTGCCAGTACTCACCGGGGCCATGGCCATATGATTAGCCGGGGGGGCGATATTAAATTAATGTTTGCGGAACTCTTCGGCAAAAAAACCGGTTATTGTAAAGGCAAGGGAGGTTCCATGCACATTGCCGATGTAAGCCTGGGTTTTCTTGGCGCTAACGGGATTGTTGGAGCTGGTTTACCGCTGGCCGCAGGTGCTGCCTTTGCTTGTAAATATAAGAAAAACGGTGGAGTGGCAGTATGCTTCTTTGGTGATGGTGCCTCCAACCGCGGTACTTTGCATGAGAGTTTAAACATTGCCTCCATATGGAAACTGCCGGCTATTTTTGTCTGTGAAAACAACATGTACGGAATCTCCATGAATCAAAAAAATCACCAAAATATCAATGATATTGCTGACCGGGCCAGCGCTTACGGCATACCCGGAGTCAGTGTAGACGGTAACAATGTTATGGCTGTATTTGAGGCCGGGCAAGAAGCCATTAAACGGGCCCGTAACGGTGAAGGCCCCACCTTAATTGAATGTAAGACCTACCGGTACCGGGGGCACTTTGAAGGAGACCCAACTGTTTACCGTCCGGATGAAGAAGTTCAGTACTGGAAACAAAGAGATCCCATTGAACAGTTTAAAAAACGCTTGGTAGAAATGAACGTTTTGACTGAGGAGCAAGATCAAGCCATCAGGTCAGAGGTTCGGAACCTTATCCGTGAGGGTGTGGAGTTTGCCCGGAACAGTGAATACCCGGATGTATCGGAACTACTGACGGATGTTTATTGTTAG
- a CDS encoding Lin0512 family protein gives MKRFVIEFGTGIDFHGQNFTGAAQKAVKDAISHSCLCGLTEIVGLKDLNDMIVEVTVAVPEPEKVNQGKVLEVIPFGRKTIKVINGGMQVSGLFIPALGDSDDSIVVANACVEVKVN, from the coding sequence TTGAAACGTTTTGTTATTGAATTCGGTACAGGTATCGATTTCCACGGACAAAACTTCACCGGAGCGGCCCAAAAGGCAGTAAAGGATGCCATTTCCCACAGTTGTCTGTGCGGTTTAACGGAAATAGTGGGCCTTAAGGATTTAAACGATATGATCGTGGAAGTTACGGTTGCCGTACCAGAACCGGAAAAGGTCAATCAGGGCAAGGTTTTGGAGGTTATTCCCTTTGGTCGGAAGACCATTAAGGTGATAAATGGAGGAATGCAAGTTTCTGGTTTGTTCATTCCTGCCTTGGGGGATAGTGATGATTCTATAGTGGTGGCCAATGCCTGTGTTGAAGTTAAAGTTAATTAG
- a CDS encoding DUF6506 family protein: MLKAAFMFIAPGANPQQHRSVIQTPAVELTVVGVKDYQDAVTAAKELAASGIGAIELCGGFGHEGVAKIAAAAGSGVQVGVVRFDTHPGLEGKSGDQLF, translated from the coding sequence TTGTTGAAGGCAGCTTTTATGTTTATAGCCCCTGGGGCCAATCCACAGCAACACAGGTCAGTGATCCAAACACCGGCTGTTGAACTAACGGTGGTAGGGGTAAAGGATTACCAGGATGCCGTTACAGCGGCTAAAGAATTAGCGGCTTCTGGCATTGGTGCCATTGAACTATGCGGTGGATTTGGTCATGAAGGTGTAGCTAAAATAGCCGCTGCTGCCGGATCAGGTGTACAGGTGGGAGTGGTGCGTTTTGACACCCACCCTGGGCTGGAAGGCAAGAGCGGGGACCAGCTCTTTTAG
- a CDS encoding sigma-54-dependent Fis family transcriptional regulator: protein MTDNKIKIYWEQFIRTGKVESDKVRSEIVASWQRCLHWGVDPGDGLGRDILKEPELTDRRKRCALLMEVARPYMLTLYQCVQGSGFMVVLADREGYLLDTCGDVEILEQATNQVRFVNGANWSEQAVGTNAIGTSLFLEKPIQISGAEHFCITHHNWTCSAAPIRDTDGNVIGCLNMSGPRHLVHSHTLGMIVAAVEAIENQLRKDRAQEEKKQAYKILETVTESMSEGLMALDYKGNIVHLNSAACRILGVSRDHALGQDYEKVLGKNDKIYEVIYKRQKYSDEEIIVHSSGKQVRCISSARPIVKEDGSFEGVVFTLREINKVHRLVHRIVGATARFTCADIIGDSDAIKGAKRSLMVAANSQSNVLLLGESGTGKELFAQAIHNHSNRRKGPFIAVNCGALPRELIQSELFGYNEGAFTGAKRGGNPGKFELANGGTIFLDEIGDMPMELQVNLLRVLQERRIVRLGGNDVIPLDVRVIAASNKNLYKEVEEGKFRTDLFYRLNVFTIHIPPLRERGNDIELLTLNLIDRFASQFNKVIKGVEPGFFEVIKNYSWPGNVRELQNVLEYVINVTEGNYLLIKDLPKGIFRHRRPVNRGVLVRPLHEIERDVVESALVQFNGNVTRAAEALGIGRNTLYYKLKKYNINFKC from the coding sequence ATGACTGATAACAAGATAAAAATTTATTGGGAACAATTTATTCGTACGGGTAAAGTCGAATCGGATAAAGTGAGGTCGGAAATTGTTGCATCATGGCAAAGGTGTTTACATTGGGGTGTTGATCCCGGTGACGGACTCGGCAGGGATATTTTAAAAGAGCCTGAGTTAACTGATAGGAGGAAAAGGTGTGCTCTCTTAATGGAAGTGGCCAGGCCTTATATGTTAACACTTTACCAGTGTGTTCAGGGCTCGGGGTTTATGGTAGTACTGGCGGACAGAGAAGGTTACCTCCTGGATACCTGTGGTGATGTGGAGATTTTAGAGCAAGCCACCAATCAGGTACGGTTTGTGAACGGGGCCAACTGGTCCGAGCAAGCTGTTGGTACCAACGCTATTGGAACATCGCTTTTCCTGGAGAAACCGATACAAATTTCCGGTGCCGAACACTTCTGTATTACGCATCATAATTGGACATGCTCGGCTGCTCCTATTCGGGACACTGATGGGAATGTGATTGGTTGTCTTAATATGTCCGGACCCCGCCATTTAGTTCACTCGCATACATTGGGGATGATTGTGGCTGCCGTAGAAGCCATAGAAAATCAGCTGCGCAAAGACCGGGCCCAGGAGGAAAAAAAACAAGCTTACAAGATTTTGGAAACAGTAACTGAGTCCATGTCTGAAGGATTAATGGCTCTGGATTATAAGGGAAATATTGTTCATCTAAATTCAGCGGCATGCAGAATACTTGGTGTATCCAGGGACCATGCCTTGGGTCAAGATTATGAAAAGGTTTTGGGTAAAAACGATAAAATTTATGAGGTCATTTATAAACGTCAAAAATATAGTGATGAGGAAATTATCGTCCATAGCTCAGGGAAACAAGTGCGGTGTATAAGTTCTGCCCGCCCTATTGTTAAAGAGGATGGTTCTTTTGAAGGGGTGGTCTTTACTCTACGAGAAATTAACAAAGTACACCGGCTAGTTCATCGAATAGTTGGGGCCACCGCCAGATTTACCTGCGCGGACATAATCGGCGACAGTGATGCCATTAAAGGGGCAAAAAGATCTCTTATGGTGGCGGCTAACTCGCAGTCCAATGTGCTTCTGTTAGGAGAGAGCGGTACCGGCAAAGAACTTTTCGCTCAAGCTATTCATAATCACAGTAATCGCCGTAAAGGCCCCTTTATTGCTGTCAACTGTGGGGCCCTCCCCCGGGAGCTGATTCAAAGCGAACTATTTGGCTACAACGAAGGGGCCTTTACCGGGGCCAAAAGAGGGGGAAATCCAGGGAAATTTGAACTGGCTAACGGTGGCACCATATTCCTTGATGAAATAGGCGATATGCCAATGGAGTTACAAGTTAATCTACTGCGGGTATTGCAGGAACGCAGGATAGTCAGATTAGGTGGAAATGATGTCATTCCCCTTGACGTTAGGGTAATAGCTGCATCCAACAAAAATTTATATAAAGAGGTGGAGGAAGGAAAATTCCGCACGGATCTGTTTTATCGTCTCAATGTATTTACCATTCATATTCCACCCCTTAGAGAAAGGGGCAATGATATAGAGCTGTTAACTTTAAACTTAATTGACAGATTTGCGTCCCAATTCAATAAAGTTATTAAGGGAGTAGAGCCGGGATTTTTTGAGGTGATTAAGAATTATTCCTGGCCGGGTAACGTGCGGGAGCTGCAGAATGTTTTGGAGTACGTCATTAATGTTACAGAGGGTAATTATTTATTGATTAAAGATTTACCAAAGGGTATTTTTAGGCACCGGAGACCGGTTAACCGGGGTGTATTGGTTCGTCCTCTACATGAAATAGAACGAGATGTAGTGGAATCAGCCCTGGTTCAATTTAACGGTAATGTAACCCGGGCTGCCGAAGCCCTGGGAATTGGACGCAATACTTTATACTATAAACTTAAAAAATATAATATTAATTTTAAATGCTAA